The Cellulomonas flavigena DSM 20109 DNA segment TGGACGTCGTCGACGTCACCAACGGTGCGCGGCTGACGACGTACGCGATCGCGGGCGAGCCGGCCGGCGGGCAGGTCTGCGTCAACGGCGCGGCCGCGCACCTGGTGCACCCGGGTGACGTCGTCATCGTCATCGCGTACGGCACGATGTCGGACGCGGAGGCGCGCACGTACACGCCGCACGTCGTGCTGGTCGACGCGGACAACCGGCCCGTCGACGTGGGCGACGACCCGGGGCAGGTGCCCGAGGAGTGGACGGAGCGCACGGGGCTCGTCGCCTCGGGCGTGCCGCTGGCGGACGCGCGCGCCGCCCTCGACGCGTCCCGCTGACACCCGCTGGTCACGTCCGCCGTCCGGGGCGGGCGCGCGAGTAGGGTCCCCCCGTGCTCGTGCTGCCCGACCTGCCGCCCGTCCGTCTCGCCACCCGCCTCGCGGCACCCGAGCCGGGGTGGACGGTGCACGCCGACGCGGTGGTCGTCGGCTCGGGCATCGCG contains these protein-coding regions:
- the panD gene encoding aspartate 1-decarboxylase encodes the protein MTTLQRTMMTGKVHRATVTAADLHYVGSITIDADLLEAADILPGQQVDVVDVTNGARLTTYAIAGEPAGGQVCVNGAAAHLVHPGDVVIVIAYGTMSDAEARTYTPHVVLVDADNRPVDVGDDPGQVPEEWTERTGLVASGVPLADARAALDASR